From a single Abyssibacter profundi genomic region:
- a CDS encoding riboflavin synthase, whose amino-acid sequence MFTGLIEATGEVVDYTRQHGGDVRMRVRTPAGYTEGLRAGDSVACSGACMTALDIDAEGFSADVSNESLQVTTLGDWAVGSRLNLERSLTLTKPLGGHLVQGHVDGVATIVALAGDASSRRVRLQAPNTLARFIAPKGSVALDGVSLTVNEVEGDEFGVNLIPHTWEVTTLEHWQVGARVNLEVDLMARYAQRLLETTGQSA is encoded by the coding sequence ATGTTCACCGGTCTGATCGAGGCCACCGGCGAGGTGGTCGATTACACACGCCAGCATGGCGGCGATGTGCGGATGCGTGTCCGCACGCCTGCTGGCTACACCGAGGGCCTGCGGGCGGGAGACAGCGTGGCCTGCTCGGGCGCGTGCATGACCGCGCTGGACATCGACGCCGAGGGCTTCTCGGCGGATGTCTCGAATGAGTCGCTGCAGGTCACCACCCTGGGCGACTGGGCGGTGGGCTCACGCTTGAATCTCGAACGCTCGCTCACGCTGACCAAGCCGCTAGGCGGCCATCTGGTACAGGGGCATGTGGATGGTGTGGCGACGATTGTCGCGCTGGCAGGTGATGCCAGCAGCCGGCGTGTGCGCCTGCAGGCGCCGAACACCCTGGCCCGATTCATCGCGCCCAAGGGCTCCGTGGCGCTCGATGGCGTCAGCCTGACGGTCAACGAGGTCGAGGGCGACGAATTTGGAGTCAACTTGATTCCCCACACCTGGGAGGTGACGACGCTGGAGCACTGGCAGGTCGGTGCGCGCGTCAATCTCGAGGTGGACCTGATGGCGCGCTACGCGCAGCGCCTGCTTGAAACGACTGGACAATCGGCATGA